GGACTGACGCCTGCCCGGTGCTGGAAGGTTAAGAGGACCTGTTAGTAACACTTTGTGTTGCGAAGCGGAGAATTTAAGCCCCAGTAAACGGCGGTGGTAACTATAACCATCCTAAGGTAGCGAAATTCCTTGTCGGGTAAGTTCCGACCTGCACGAATGGCGTAACGACTTCCCTGCTGTCTCAACCACAGGCCCGGTGAAATTGCACTACGAGTAAAGATGCTCGTTACGCGCGGCAGGACGAAAAGACCCCGGGACCTTCACTATAGCTTGGTATTGGTGTTTGGTTCGGTTTGTGTAGCATAGGTGGGAGACTACGAACCCGGCACGCCAGTGCCGGTGGAGTCATCAAGTGAAATACCACTCTGATCGGATTGAGCACCTTAACCTTGGCCCATGATCTGGGTTGGGGACAGTGCCTGGTGGGTAGTTTAACTGGGGCGGTTGCCTCCTAAAACGTAACGGAGGCGCCCAAAGGTTCCCTCAGCCTGGTTGGCAATCAGGTGTGAGAGTGTAAGTGCACAAGGGAGCTTGACTGTGAGAGTGACAACTCAAGCAGGTACGAAAGTAGGGACTAGTGATCCGGCACCTACATGTGGAAGTGGTGTCGCTCAACGGATAAAAGGTACCCCGGGGATAACAGGCTGATCTTCCCCAAGAGTCCATATCGACGGGATGGTTTGGCACCTCGATGTCGGCTCGTCGCATCCTGGGGCTGGAGTAGGTCCCAAGGGTTGGGCTGTTCGCCCATTAAAGCGGCACGCGAGCTGGGTTTAGAACGTCGTGAGACAGTTCGGTCTCTATCCGCCGCGCGCGTAGAAACTTGAAGAAAGCTGTCCCTAGTACGAGAGGACCGGGACGGACGTACCTCTAGTGTGCCAGTTGTCACGCCAGTGGCACAGCTGGTTAGCTACGTACGGAAAGGATAACCGCTGAAAGCATCTAAGCGGGAAGCCTGTTCTAAGATGAGGTTTCACTAATGAGGTGCCCGGAAGACTACCGGGTCGATAGGCCAGAACTGCACGCATAGTAATATGCTCAGGTGACTGGTACTAATACACCCACAAACACCACCCAAAACAACCCAAACAAAACAAACACAAAAAACCGCGTCCACTACACAGTATCTGACACAACACCACCACAAAACAAAAACAACAATAATAATAATGATCGTGTCGGTGGCAATAGCGTCGGGGACACGCCCGGACCCATCCCGAACCCGGAAGCTAAGCCCGACAGCGCTGATGGTACTGCAAACGGAAGTTTGTGGGAGAGTAAGACACCGCCGACCACAAAAACTCAACAAACAAACCCCCACCCAACACAGGTGGGGGTTAAAACATTTATTACACATCTATTATAGTTTTATAGGGGAAAGTACCTGCGCAGTTGTGTGCCGAACCCGAATTTCCTGTTGCGTGGAGCCCTTGCAAGATTAAAATTTTATACTTATAAAATCATTGAAACTTAAATCAAAACCTAGCAAACTTTATGCAAAAATAATTAAATTGTTGCTTAAATGGTGATCTATTCATCTTTTTCTGAAAAAGGGGGTGCTATCTGGGGTAAATTACATCATTTGTGTTGTAGCTGGTTAGAAGTGCTGTAACGTTCTTGAATGTCGCCACCGCGATTCGTTGGTGGTTTTGTTCTACTCAAGAAAGAGGAATTCGTTATGAAGGTTACTCGTTCTCTCATCGCAGGCAGCGCAGTCATGGCTCTCGCTTTCGCTGCTGCCCCTTACCTCGCCCCTGCCGCTAACGCTCAGTTGGTGACTGGCACCCTCAGCATCATCCTGTCGATTATCGGCTCTGTTCTAAGCCTCGCAATCTTCCTGGGCTTCTGGGGCACCGTTTATAACTTCCTCGTTAACCACGGACACATCCAGGGTCGTGTAATCCCAGGTCTGCCTGTATTCTAAGCAGAGCTCCATTACAGAGGATTTAAAAATTAAAAAAGGCCGGTTTCCATCGTATAGTGCGGGAAACCGGCCTTTTCTTTGTGCCGATATTTGTTACAGCTCTAAGAGGTTGAAACGGGTTGCAAGGACGTCGTTAAGCTTGGCGGCGTTCTTTTCTAGTTTGTGCCACTGGTCATGCGGAATCGCTTTCTGTGCAGCTTTGACAACGACGGGGTCTTTAGTGCCCCAAGCGATCGGCATTGGGGATATCTCGTCCCACTTATCTTGGGTATGGGCGGATCGGCGGCCTGTGACTGCGACTGCGGGTACCCGCTCACCTTTGCGGCGCTCGTGCCCCTCAATCCGGGTGACGGTACGCGTTGCTAACCCCCAGCGGGGTGGCGCAGTCGGGTCGCTATTGATATTAACTAGCGCAAGCAATGTGAGGTCACGACTGTTAACCTGCGCGATGATTGCTGGACATAGTTCGTATTGGCTATATAACTGAGAGGCGTCGCCTACTTGTCGGGGGATGATAAAAACCAGGCCGAAGCTAATCAGAGCCATAACGGCGAAACAGCCGATAATGAGATTGCCCATGGTGCCACCGAAATACAGTCGTAATCCGTAGCCAATTGCTAGGAGAATGAGGGCAAAGATGATTGCCGATATTTGGAGCCGTTTGGTGTCTTTGAGTAGCTCGTTGTGTTTCTTGGCGTAGTCGTTATCGACATCGAAACTAAAAGAATTCATGGTGTGAACTTTCCGCTTTTAAGATCTTCGGAGTCAATGATGCGGTACGCGTACCCTTGTTCCGCGAGAAAACGTTGCCGGTGGGCGGCGTAATCCGCATCGATGGTATCGCGGCTAACAATGGAATAGAAGTACACCTCGGCACCGTCTGATTTCGGTCGCAGTAATCGGCCTAAGCGCTGTGCTTCCTCTTGCCGGGAACCGAAGGTTCCGGACACCTGGATAGCCACGGCGGCTTCTGGTAAGTCGATGGAGAAATTGGCAACTTTGCTTACCACGAGGGTTGTTATTTCGTTGTCGCGGAATTGCTGGAAGAGTTTTTCTCGTTTGCTTGTCGACGTCTTACCGTCGATCACGGGAACATCCAGGTGGGAGCCGATCTCTGCCAATTGCTCGACATAAGCGCCGATAATCAACGTCGGGGCACCGGTATGGTATTTCATGATGCTATCGATGGTAGCGATTTTTGAATCGGCGCAGGCTGCCAACCGGTACCGATCTTTAGAGTCGGCGGTAGCATACAGCATGCGCTCAGTTTCGGTCAGCGTGGTGCGAACCTCGATGCACTCCGCAGTGGCAATGAATCCCTGTTGCTCAAGGTCTTTCCACGGTGCGTCGTAACGTTTGGGGCCGATAAGGGAAAAGACGTCGCCTTCTTGGCCATCTTCTCGAACCAGCGTTGCAGTTAGTCCGAGTCTACGACGGGATTGTAAATCTGAAGTCATTCGAAACACCGGGGCAGGTAGGAGGTGAACTTCGTCGTAAATGATAAGTCCCCAGTCTCGGGAATCGAAAAGTTCCAGTGCCCGGTATTCTCCGTTAGTTTTTCGGGTGACTACTTGGTAGGTTGCGATGGTGATCGGTCGGATTTCCTTTTTCTCACCGGAGTATTCGCCAATCTCTGTTTCAGTAAGGGAGGTACGGCGTAGTAGTTCGTCGCGCCATTGCCGCCCAGCGACGGTATTGGTGACCAGTATGAGGGTGGTCGTTTTGGCCTTGGCCATTGCGGCCGCGCCGACCATTGTTTTTCCAGCCCCGCAGGGAAGCACGACTACCCCGGAGCCACCCTCCCAGAATGATTCCGCTGCTTGTTCCTGGTAGTCGCGTAATTGCCACTGTTCGATCGCGGTGGACAATGAAATTTCGTGCGCCTCGCCGTCGACATAACCAGCCAAATCTTCGGCAGGCCACCCGATTTTCAGTAATTCTTGTTTTAACCGACCGCGTTCGGAAGGATGCACTGCGATGGATTCGGCATCGATTGCGGCACCGAGCATGGGTGCGATTTTCTTGTGTCGGGTAATCTCCGCCAATATAGCAGGCTCAGAGGATTCCAGAACCAGCCCATGGGCGGGGTGCTTGATCAGCCGCACCCGACCGTATCTGGACATGGTTTCTGCGACGTCGATAAGAAGCGATTGCGGAACTGGAAACCGAGAAAATGTCTCTAAGACGTCTACTAGTTGTTCGGCGTCGTGTCCAGCGGCGCGTGCGTTCCATAGTGCAAGTGGTGTGATGCGGTACGTGTGGACGTGTTCTGGCGCTCGTTCTAACTCAGCAAAGGGAGCTAGACGAGCGCGCGCAGCACTAGCATCAGGGTGGTCGATTTCCAGCAGAATAGTTTTGTCTGACTGGACGATGAGAGGACCCACAAACAATTCTCCTCAGGTAGTAGCAGGACGTCTTATTCTACCCCGGACTCAGCTAACCTCACTTCAGTGATCCGATGCAGGCTGAAGTTGTGCAACTGGCCGGTGGTTTCGTCTATAGCTGATACCTGGCCGCCGGTAATAGTAATGGGAGTGACATACAAATGACTAGCCGAGCCGTGCTTATCGACGAATCCAACTGTGACTGGTCGGTTTGCTCGAATGGCAGCCTGCAACACCCCAAGTGCCCCGCTACCTTGGCTTCCGGTTTTCGTGCCTCGCTCGGCGGCTGTGGCTGCTGCATCGCCTCGGCGGATCGTTGATAGTGCATCTGCGATGTGGGTAGAAGAAACCTCATCACGCTGTTCGGGTTTTTGCTCCTGCACCGGGAGTTCAATTGTTGGTGTTCGCATGTCTATGCGCATTCCCGCGGCATCTTCCGCAACGGGATGAAATCCCTCTTCGCGAAGCGCCGCCATTACCTGTGCTAGCGGTGCCTGTGCGACCGCCGCTGTAGGCGCGATCATCTGTAACGCCGCTTCGGTGGCGGCGTTAGTACGACTAATTTCAAGCATCAGTGCTTCATCTGCACATCGCAGATAACATAGAGCCACCCCGCCGCGTAATTGTCCGTGGCGTCGGGCAATGTCGTCGATGAGAAAACCAATGGTTTGGGGCAATTCGCCGATGACGTGATTCCGCAAGAATTCCTTGATGTCGTCTGCGGTTCGCCCAGCATCGAATCCACGTCGAATGCTGTTTTCACTTAATCGGTAGACGCTGGCAAGCCCTGGAGACTCCAGATCAGCCAATAAACTGATTTCCCGGTGGACGTCTGGTTCCAACGGCCCGGGGGCAAGAACGGTCATGTCACCTTGTGGAATCAACGTTGTTACTGGGGCGGGTGTTAGCCGAGTGGTGACAGCTGCCGGATCGCTATCGGTGATGAGAGCACCAAGGACCGAGCTAGGGAAATAACAATCACCATCAAGGACGAGCATGCCCAACCATACCGCCTCCTCCACAATGTTCCGACATAGTGTTTCAGAGATGCGCGCAGCCCGAAGCGGAAAATAGAAACCAGTTCGGGCCCGAATATCGTCGAAAGTCCCAGGTGAAGTGCACTGTCGTAGAAGCAATTGCCGAGTCTTGGGCAACTGCTCAATAAGCGTTTCAGGAGACAAAGCCCGAACCGGTTTGACCACTAGCCAGGTGGCGAAATTCGCATGATCCCACCACGCGCTGGCAAGATATGCCCATTGGGTGGCAAGGTCGGCGGCTAAAAATTCGGACACCTTGGCGGTCGCGGCGAGATGGTCGTCGTCAAGCGATGCAGGAAGACCACGATCGATTAACCCCGCAGCGCCAGCCACCGCGATCAGCCGCAACATTGTGGTTTCGTCGCAGCCGACCTGGTGGGTGAGAGTCTGCAGCGCACGCACCCCAAGTGCTCCATCCTTTAATAGAGGAACGGGGGAGCGCCACAAGTATTCGCACAAACTACGCACTAGGCGCACTATTTCCAGGCCAGTTGCTGCACTTGAATTATCGATCCGTGATGTGGTTTGCTCTTGCTTTTCGACGCCTTCCGGTAGCCTAAGCGGCAGCAGGGGTGGGGTAGTGTCGGTCAGTGCGTACCGAACTTCCTGTGGCAATCGAACTGTACGTGAATCCACCCGGTGTAATAATCCCATTGCGATCATCATCGGGATCGGGCGCGTAGG
The nucleotide sequence above comes from Corynebacterium mustelae. Encoded proteins:
- a CDS encoding DNA repair helicase XPB, translating into MGPLIVQSDKTILLEIDHPDASAARARLAPFAELERAPEHVHTYRITPLALWNARAAGHDAEQLVDVLETFSRFPVPQSLLIDVAETMSRYGRVRLIKHPAHGLVLESSEPAILAEITRHKKIAPMLGAAIDAESIAVHPSERGRLKQELLKIGWPAEDLAGYVDGEAHEISLSTAIEQWQLRDYQEQAAESFWEGGSGVVVLPCGAGKTMVGAAAMAKAKTTTLILVTNTVAGRQWRDELLRRTSLTETEIGEYSGEKKEIRPITIATYQVVTRKTNGEYRALELFDSRDWGLIIYDEVHLLPAPVFRMTSDLQSRRRLGLTATLVREDGQEGDVFSLIGPKRYDAPWKDLEQQGFIATAECIEVRTTLTETERMLYATADSKDRYRLAACADSKIATIDSIMKYHTGAPTLIIGAYVEQLAEIGSHLDVPVIDGKTSTSKREKLFQQFRDNEITTLVVSKVANFSIDLPEAAVAIQVSGTFGSRQEEAQRLGRLLRPKSDGAEVYFYSIVSRDTIDADYAAHRQRFLAEQGYAYRIIDSEDLKSGKFTP
- a CDS encoding helicase-associated domain-containing protein; translation: MTKQQLADTPLHTFRSWLGALPDDKLATVLENRPDATHPLPPGIPSLAARLLLRPSIMRCLVKRNVQALAVLEASAQLGGEIEPVIAPDVMAVLANHIPAHDVTAAIADLFSCALVFGNEHSFQIAPEVMNALPAGFRLIPENKLTHDDIVAAIATLTSGQRKILETLLDSGGVGVSKDAATDADPTRPIPMMIAMGLLHRVDSRTVRLPQEVRYALTDTTPPLLPLRLPEGVEKQEQTTSRIDNSSAATGLEIVRLVRSLCEYLWRSPVPLLKDGALGVRALQTLTHQVGCDETTMLRLIAVAGAAGLIDRGLPASLDDDHLAATAKVSEFLAADLATQWAYLASAWWDHANFATWLVVKPVRALSPETLIEQLPKTRQLLLRQCTSPGTFDDIRARTGFYFPLRAARISETLCRNIVEEAVWLGMLVLDGDCYFPSSVLGALITDSDPAAVTTRLTPAPVTTLIPQGDMTVLAPGPLEPDVHREISLLADLESPGLASVYRLSENSIRRGFDAGRTADDIKEFLRNHVIGELPQTIGFLIDDIARRHGQLRGGVALCYLRCADEALMLEISRTNAATEAALQMIAPTAAVAQAPLAQVMAALREEGFHPVAEDAAGMRIDMRTPTIELPVQEQKPEQRDEVSSTHIADALSTIRRGDAAATAAERGTKTGSQGSGALGVLQAAIRANRPVTVGFVDKHGSASHLYVTPITITGGQVSAIDETTGQLHNFSLHRITEVRLAESGVE
- a CDS encoding DUF3239 domain-containing protein; its protein translation is MNSFSFDVDNDYAKKHNELLKDTKRLQISAIIFALILLAIGYGLRLYFGGTMGNLIIGCFAVMALISFGLVFIIPRQVGDASQLYSQYELCPAIIAQVNSRDLTLLALVNINSDPTAPPRWGLATRTVTRIEGHERRKGERVPAVAVTGRRSAHTQDKWDEISPMPIAWGTKDPVVVKAAQKAIPHDQWHKLEKNAAKLNDVLATRFNLLEL